The Haloplanus sp. CK5-1 genome contains a region encoding:
- a CDS encoding universal stress protein, with protein sequence MIARVLVPMDDSEMAGRALRYALEVFPEAEITVLHVSGGPSPMMGEATEIALSEDPEGVADDHAVDALDRARTVATEYDAEITTEVRVGHPVRTILDRAEEFDGIVLGSHSGGLMERLFVGNVAETVVRKSPIPVTVVR encoded by the coding sequence ATGATAGCTCGCGTCCTGGTGCCGATGGACGACTCCGAGATGGCCGGTCGTGCACTCCGGTACGCACTGGAGGTCTTCCCGGAGGCAGAGATCACCGTGCTCCACGTCAGCGGCGGCCCGTCGCCGATGATGGGCGAGGCGACCGAAATCGCCCTCTCGGAGGATCCCGAAGGGGTCGCGGACGACCACGCCGTGGACGCGCTGGACCGAGCTCGGACCGTCGCCACCGAGTACGACGCGGAGATCACGACCGAGGTCCGGGTCGGCCATCCGGTGCGGACGATCCTCGACCGCGCCGAGGAGTTCGACGGGATCGTCCTCGGGAGCCACAGCGGCGGGTTGATGGAGCGGCTGTTCGTCGGCAACGTCGCCGAGACGGTCGTCCGCAAGTCGCCGATCCCGGTGACCGTCGTGCGGTGA
- a CDS encoding LSM domain-containing protein encodes MSGRPLDVLEASLDEDVTVHLKDGRAFHGVLGGYDQHMNVVIEPVDDVDDIDEGVLGDPDLERIDNTTIIRGDNVVTITT; translated from the coding sequence ATGAGCGGACGACCCCTCGACGTGCTGGAGGCCTCACTCGACGAGGATGTGACGGTACATCTCAAGGACGGCCGGGCGTTCCACGGCGTCCTCGGCGGCTACGATCAGCACATGAACGTCGTGATCGAACCGGTCGACGACGTCGACGACATCGACGAGGGCGTCCTCGGCGATCCGGACCTCGAACGGATCGACAACACAACCATTATACGCGGAGACAACGTCGTGACGATAACGACATGA
- a CDS encoding 50S ribosomal protein L37e gives MTGAGTPTQGKKNKTTHVKCRRCGEKSYHVRKKVCSSCGFGKSAKRRDYEWQSKAGE, from the coding sequence ATGACGGGAGCAGGAACGCCGACTCAGGGCAAGAAGAACAAGACGACCCACGTCAAGTGCCGACGCTGTGGTGAGAAATCGTACCACGTCCGAAAGAAGGTCTGTTCGTCGTGTGGCTTCGGCAAGTCGGCCAAGCGCCGCGACTACGAGTGGCAGAGCAAGGCCGGCGAGTAA
- the purF gene encoding amidophosphoribosyltransferase → MAHGRDHRSPDGMTEKCGVVGVSLADRDAARPLYYSLYALQHRGQESAGIVTHDGFQQHSRVEMGLVGDVFDADDLDQLNGPAGIGHVRYPTSGGVNACCAQPFSVSFKSGSLGLAHNGNLVNAGEIRSELEALGHAFTSNGDTEVIAHDLARNLLEEDLVRAVKRTMGRIHGSYALTIMHDDAVLGVRDPEGNRPLCIGKLDDGYVLASESAAIDTLDGELVRDVRPGELIVLAPDGSGFDSYQLVDRDATAHCFFEHVYFARPDSIIDDGLVYDVRRDLGGELWAETGIETDVVMPVPDSGRSFASGYAEAANADGADVEFAEGLMKNRYVGRTFIMPTQDERERAVRLKLNPIRSTVEGKTVTIIDDSIVRGTTSTQLVDLIREAGAEEVHVRIGAPPIVAPCYMGIDMASRDELIAADKSVEEIREIIGADSLAYLSVDAIAGVLERSRDDLCLGCVTGEYPYDIDGERTDREVTRPAVGSESAPADD, encoded by the coding sequence ATGGCACACGGGCGGGACCACCGTTCCCCGGACGGGATGACCGAGAAATGTGGCGTCGTCGGCGTCTCCCTCGCCGACCGCGACGCCGCGCGACCCCTGTACTACTCGCTGTACGCGCTCCAGCACCGGGGCCAGGAGTCGGCGGGAATTGTCACGCACGACGGGTTCCAGCAACACAGTCGCGTCGAGATGGGGTTGGTCGGTGACGTCTTCGACGCCGACGATCTCGACCAGTTGAACGGCCCGGCCGGTATCGGTCACGTTCGCTACCCCACGTCGGGCGGCGTCAACGCCTGTTGCGCACAGCCGTTCTCGGTCTCGTTCAAGTCCGGATCGCTCGGCCTCGCACACAACGGCAACCTCGTCAACGCCGGCGAGATTCGGTCGGAACTGGAGGCGCTCGGCCACGCCTTCACCTCGAACGGCGACACCGAGGTGATCGCCCACGACCTCGCACGGAACCTACTGGAGGAGGATCTGGTCCGCGCGGTCAAGCGGACCATGGGCCGCATCCATGGCTCCTACGCACTGACGATCATGCACGACGACGCCGTCCTCGGCGTGCGCGACCCCGAAGGGAATCGCCCCCTGTGTATCGGGAAACTCGACGACGGCTACGTCCTGGCCTCCGAGTCGGCGGCCATCGACACGCTCGACGGCGAACTCGTCCGGGACGTTCGCCCGGGCGAACTCATCGTCCTCGCACCCGACGGCTCCGGCTTCGACTCCTATCAACTGGTCGACCGCGACGCCACGGCCCACTGCTTTTTCGAACACGTCTACTTCGCCCGCCCGGACTCGATCATCGACGACGGCCTCGTCTACGACGTGCGCCGGGACCTCGGCGGGGAACTGTGGGCCGAGACCGGCATCGAGACGGACGTGGTGATGCCCGTCCCCGACTCCGGACGCTCCTTCGCCTCGGGGTACGCCGAGGCCGCCAACGCCGACGGCGCGGACGTGGAGTTCGCGGAGGGGTTGATGAAGAACCGCTACGTCGGCCGCACGTTCATCATGCCGACACAGGACGAACGCGAACGGGCGGTACGGCTGAAACTCAACCCGATCAGGAGCACCGTCGAGGGCAAGACCGTCACGATCATCGACGACAGCATCGTCCGGGGGACCACCTCGACGCAACTGGTCGACCTGATCCGCGAGGCGGGGGCCGAGGAGGTCCACGTCCGCATCGGTGCGCCGCCCATCGTCGCCCCCTGTTACATGGGGATCGACATGGCGAGCCGCGACGAACTCATCGCGGCCGACAAGAGCGTCGAGGAGATTCGGGAGATCATCGGGGCCGACAGCCTCGCCTACCTCTCCGTCGACGCCATCGCCGGCGTCCTCGAGCGGTCGCGTGACGACCTCTGTCTGGGCTGTGTCACCGGCGAGTATCCCTACGACATCGACGGCGAACGGACCGACCGAGAGGTGACTCGGCCCGCCGTCGGTAGTGAGTCCGCCCCCGCGGACGACTGA